A part of Podarcis muralis chromosome 13, rPodMur119.hap1.1, whole genome shotgun sequence genomic DNA contains:
- the NFATC4 gene encoding nuclear factor of activated T-cells, cytoplasmic 4: MGAANCEDEDLEFKLIFGEEEKEHPGMGVPLEDLDADNLPAYCSLALGDPPPYTSPLGIPCPLHLGGGRAGMHSPPPRPADLDGDTFESQPARRVRLGGSRVLECPSIQITTISPGRRAEEDDWDSSPRDYLLLEAFGGYRETTPSSGFFTPSPASSGSVSPWSFFSDDEAPAGDDVERELNEAAARFALSSPLGSPRGSPKPWSPADESWQPYGASYSPSRGTEDGWMLLGPRPASPCGKRRYSSSETHSSASPCLSRRGSLGEETPGETVEAGGDTAPFNCTGARPAESIPQKARKTSTEQTVALTRKEEGSCNGEDGGYGLGVGRKEGMDYLAVPSPLAWSKARIGGHSPVFRSSALPPLDWPLPSQYEQYELKIEVQPRTHHRAHYETEGSRGAVKAAPGGHPVVKLLGYDEKPLTLQMFIGTADERNLRPHAFYQVHRITGKMVATTSYESIINGTKVLEMSLLPENNMAANIDCAGILKLRNSDIELRKGETDIGRKNTRVRLVFRVHVPQGNGKVVSIQTASVPIECSQRSAQELPQVENYSLSACSVHGGEEMVITGANFLPESKVVFIERGPDGKLQWEEEANVNRLKSTEASLTLTVPEYSNKRVSRPVQTYFYVSNGRRKRSPAQAFKYLPVIFKEEALPDAPHRGFAHTTQSSPFPLQPAQGAMDFSPSRPPFPYCPERSPPCSPYGPDWNPCSFSSPNRYNPAFRFPQNEAYRGVNLSVPLLSPAGLPHLHALECRPPHFQPPSPQLGAQPPGRGENRSGERTPEWTDPELGSQEHSAKELEKSGFDGGFRDNLPIHGITLEEVTEIIGRDLSDFPEPSCEGRRS, translated from the exons ACCTGGATGCGGACAACCTCCCTGCCTACTGTTCACTTGCCCTGGGAGACCCGCCTCCCTACACCTCTCCCttgggaatcccctgccctctgCATCTCGGCGGGGGCCGTGCAGGCAtgcactcccccccaccccggccgGCCGACTTGGACGGCGACACCTTTGAGAGCCAGCCCGCCCGGCGCGTCCGCCTCGGAGGCTCCCGTGTGCTGGAATGCCCGAGCATCCAGATCACCACCATTTCGCCAGGCCGGCGGGCCGAGGAAGACGACTGGGACTCCTCGCCTCGTGACTACCTCCTCCTGGAGGCTTTCGGGGGCTACCGCGAGACCACCCCGTCTTCCGGCTTCTTCACCCCAAGCCCCGCCAGCAGCGGCAGCGTCTCGCCTTGGAGCTTCTTTTCGGACGACGAAGCTCCCGCCGGGGACGATGTGGAGCGGGAGCTGAATGAGGCAGCGGCCCGCTTTGCCCTCAGTTCCCCCTTGGGTTCTCCCCGGGGCTCCCCCAAGCCATGGTCGCCCGCCGACGAGTCGTGGCAGCCTTACGGCGCCAGCTATTCCCCGAGCCGGGGCACAGAGGATGGATGGATGCTCCTGGGCCCAAGGCCAGCTTCACCCTGTGGCAAGCGGCGGTACTCCAGCTCTGAAACGCACTCTTCGGCATCCCCCTGCCTCTCCCGGAGGGGCAGCCTTGGAGAGGAGACCCCGGGGGAGACCGTGGAGGCAGGAGGCGACACAGCGCCCTTCAACTGTACTGGAGCCCGACCGGCCGAAAGCATCCCCCAGAAAGCCCGGAAGACCTCGACCGAGCAGACAGTGGCCCTgaccaggaaggaggaagggagctgcAATGGGGAGGATGGGGGCTACGGACTTGGCGTGGGGCGCAAGGAAGGAATGGATTACCTGGCAGTGCCTTCCCCGCTGGCCTGGTCCAAAGCTCGCATTGGAGGTCACAGCCCTGTGTTCAG GTCTTCTGCTCTCCCCCCTCTGGACTGGCCTCTCCCCAGTCAGTACGAACAGTATGAGCTGAAAATCGAGGTGCAGCCCCGAACTCACCACCGAGCCCATTACGAGACGGAGGGCAGCCGGGGTGCTGTGAAGGCCGCTCCAGGAGGACACCCTGTGGTGAAG cttttAGGCTATGATGAGAAGCCCCTTACCTTACAAATGTTCATCGGCACAGCGGATGAGCGGAACTTGCGTCCCCATGCCTTCTACCAAGTGCACCGCATCACTGGCAAAATGGTTGCCACCACGAGCTATGAATCCATCATCAATGGCACCAAGGTCCTTGAGATGTCCCTGCTGCCTGAGAATAACATGGCTGCCAA TATTGACTGCGCAGGGATCCTGAAGCTACGGAATTCGGACATTGAACTGCGCAAGGGGGAGACGGACATCGGGCGCAAGAACACGCGGGTGCGCCTGGTCTTCCGGGTCCACGTCCCGCAAGGAAATGGCAAGGTGGTCTCTATCCAGACTGCCTCTGTACCCATCGAGTGCT CCCAGCGCTCAGCTCAGGAGCTCCCCCAAGTGGAAAACTACAGCCTCAGCGCGTGCTCCGTCCATGGCGGAGAAGAGATGGTGATCACTGGTGCTAACTTCCTGCCCGAATCAAAAGTTGTCTTCATTGAACGAGGCCCCG ATGGAAAACTCCAGTGGGAAGAAGAGGCAAATGTCAATAGGCTGAAAAGCACAGAG GCCTCTCTGACCCTCACTGTCCCCGAATACAGCAACAAACGAGTGTCTCGGCCTGTTCAGACCTATTTTTACGTCTCCAACGGACGCAGGAAAAGGAGCCCTGCTCAGGCCTTCAAATACTTACCTG TGATCTTCAAAGAAGAAGCACTCCCAGATGCCCCACACCGGGGTTTCGCCCACACCACTCAGAGCTCTCCTTTCCCGCTACAGCCGGCACAGGGCGCCATGGATTTCTCTCCCTCCAGACCCCCCTTCCCTTACTGCCCCGAGCGCTCCCCGCCGTGCTCCCCCTACGGCCCCGACTGGAACCcttgctccttctcctcccccaacCGCTACAACCCTGCCTTCCGTTTCCCTCAAAACGAGGCCTATAGGGGCGTCAACCTCTCTGTACCCCTCCTGTCTCCAGCGGGCCTGCCCCATCTCCATGCCCTAGAATGCCGCCCGCCCCACTTCCAGCCTCCCAGCCCACAACTCGGCGCTCAGCCACCGGGGCGGGGAGAGAACCGCAGCGGGGAGAGGACTCCGGAATGGACAGATCCAGAGCTGGGGTCCCAGGAACATAGCGCCAAAGAGCTGGAGAAATCGGGGTTCGATGGTGGCTTCCGAGATAACCTGCCCATCCACGGGATCACGCTGGAGGAAG TAACCGAGATCATCGGCAGGGACCTAAGCGACTTCCCCGAGCCCTCCTGCGAAGGCAGGCGGAGCTGA